CCACTTCCATGCTCTCGCCTGCGGAATGCTCGGCCAGTGAACGCAGGCAAGGCTCTGTCATGTCCCAGAGGTTCCAGACCGGAATGACCACAGAAACACGGCTTGCTTCCGACATTTCAGCACCCTCCGGGCATCAGCGCCCCTGAGCAAAACGGGCGGCAGCCGCCACGAAATTGGGGGCCCAGCAGGGAACTGCCGGGGCAAAAATATGCGTGTACGAAGCCCAGACATTCTGCCGCAACAGCCCGTCCAAAGCGGGCGCGCTGGTCAGCTTGGCAGTTTCGCCTTTTTCCTGCCCGTCCGGCTCAGCCTCACGTCCCATGCCCTGCCCTTTGCGCAGACGCAGGCCGTGCCTGGGCGCAGCGCCCTGCCAGCAGCAGCGCGAATAATGAAATTCGTGCCCCAGAATTTCCAGCCCTTTGGGGAAAAATGGATTTTCTTCCACCACTGTTCCGTGTACGTAGCCGAGGCCCTGCGGTTTGCCGCAAAACTGGGCAATAACGGGGAAGATATTGCTCATGGGCCAGAGCACGCCCTCGCGTTCTATGCCCTGAGACAACAGCATAAAGCCACCGCATTCGGCGTAGATTGGCAGGCCTGCCCCAGCCCATGCGGCCAGGGTGCGCAGGTGGGGCGAAGCGCTGAGGTCAGCCGCGCAATCTTCAGGGAAGCCCCCGCCCAGATAGAGACCGTCAATGGTTCCGATCTCGGCTTGCTGCGGTTTATCGCCGCGCAGTACGGGCCAGACGCCGGAATGCGGCCCCACGATCTCGAGCCGCACCAGTTCCGCACCAGCACGCTCCAGGGCCTCAAGATTTTCCTCATAATAAAACCACAAGGCGCTGTCGCGCACATAGGCTATGCGCGGCGGACGGGCTGATTTGACAGCCTGCGCATCGGGCATCGTACCGTCCGAGTTTTCAGCCGGAGTGGAGGCATCCCTGAGCGGCGCTTCCTTTGGCGCTTCCACTGAACTGAAATATTCCGCCGCCGTACCTGTCACCGCTTCTGTCGCTCCATTGGCAGTCCAAAACGGCTCCGCCTGCTCAGGCCAGGGATCGGCTATGGCCGCAGCGCGGGCAGCAGTTATCAGGACATCAAGATTGATGTGCTCGGCCAGAAAAGTGCCAAGCTTGTCGAGCACTGCGCGGGCCTCGGGCGAAAGTTCATCGCCGCAGGAGGCAATGCCCATGTGGCGCTCGGGCAGCGGGTTGTCTTTCAGGCGCGGCAAAGCCCCAAGCACTGCCACATCCGTATATTCCTCAATAACCTTGCGCAGCAGGGCCTCGTGTCGTGCCGTGCCCACCTGATTGAGCACCACGCCCGCAAACTGCAGCCCCGGCTCAAAGGTTGTCATGCCATGCACCAGTGCCGCTGCCGTGCGCGTCATCTTTGTGCAGTTGATGCTGAGGATGATGGGGCAGCCAAGCATACGCGCCAGCTCCGCTGTGGAACATGAGCCAGCCACGTCCATGCCGTCAAAAAGCCCCCGGTTGCCTTCAATCATGCCGAGCACTTCTGCTGCGCCGCTTTGCGCCTGTGTTTTGCGCATGGCGTGCGCAAACAGAGCCTTGAGACGTTCCGGCTGGAGCATATAGGGATCAAGATTGGTGGCGGGCCTTCCGGCGGCCATGGTCAGCCACGCGGCGTCAATGTAGTCCGGCCCTTTTTTGAAGGGCTTGACCGTATGCCCCTGCGCGGCAAAGGCGCGCGTGAGCCCCAGAGAGAGCAGTGTTTTGCCGCCGCCGCCAGAAAGAGCCGATACACACAGCCGGGGCATGGATACAGCCGCTGAACCGCAGACGGTGCGAAAGAGGTCGGATTGTGGCAAGGAGTGCTGCATGCGGCGGCCCTGTGGAGCAGTGCTCTCAATGGTATTGCGCCCATCTGTTTGCACAGATATGGCGCAGTTCTTGGTCTCAAAGGCTTGCGGCCCGACCGGAACGCGAAAATACACGTTGACCAGACCGGGCCGCGCACCAGACAGAATCAGGGACAAAAGCCATTCATCACAGCGCAGTTTGGAGCACCGCCTGCTCGCTGCCCTAGTGTTTGAAGGAGCGCTGCCCAGTAAACACCATGGCAACCTGCGGCTTGGCTTCGTTGCAGGCCATTATCACTTCGGCATCGCGCATGGAGCCGCCAGGCTGGGCAATGGCCGCAACGCCCTGGGCCACAGCCACGTCCACCCCGTCGCGGAAGGGGAAGAACCCGTCCGAAACAAGGGCAGACCCGGCCAACCCGCCGTGGGAGGCTTCGGTGCGGCTTTGAATATCCGCAAGCTTGGCGGCCATAGCAGCATCAGTGGCGGCTTTTTCCTTGAGTTCGTAAAGCGACAGGCCAAGTTCGCGGAAGGCAAGCGTATCCGCATACTTGGTATGCGCCTTGTGGATGGCGAGTTCCACGCAGCCCACGCGATCCTGTTCGCCCGTGCCGATGGCAAGGGTGGCCCCGTCGCGCACAAAAATGACGGAATTGGACGTAACCCCGGCTTCCACAGCCCAGGCAAAACGCAGGTCGTCCAGTTCCTGCTTGCTGGGAGCGCGGGCGGCCACAGAAACACCTTCCTTGGTGGTGGCGGTGGCGGGCAAAAAGTCCTTGGCTTCAAGAATGCGGTTCACAAAGGACTTCTGCACAATAATACCGCCGTCAGCGAGGCTCTTGATGTCAAGAAAGGCCGAGCTGGTCAGTTCTTCAAGCCGCCCAAGGCCGGGCAGTTCCATGATGCGCAGATTTTTGCGGCCCTTGAGGATATCCACCACGCCATCTTCAAAAGCGGGAGCAGCAACCACTTCAAAATAGTTGGCGGCGACAATTTCCGCAGCTTCACGGGTAAAGGGGCGGTTAACAACCACGGCCCCGCCAAAGGCGGCGATGCGGTCGCACCAGAAGGCCTTTTCAAGAGCCGCAGCAATGCCGTCATTGCTCCAGGCCGCGCCGCTGGGATTGTTGTGCTTCAGAATCACCGCCGCAGGGCGCTCGGTGAGGTACTGCAAAATATTGGCCCCGTTGTCCACGTCCGTGAGGTTGGTCTTGCCGGGGTGTTTGCCGGCCTGAATCATCTGGCTTTCGGTAAGCGCGGAAACAATGCCGTTACCGGGGCCGCGCCAGTTCAGACCGCCGCACGTAATGGAGCCTTCCTTAAGCGCGTAGAGGGCTGCGGGCTGGTCGGGATTTTCGCCGTAGCGCAGGCCCTTTTCCTCGTTGTCCAGCGTCCAGGTGCGCTTTTGGTAGACGAGTTTTTCATCGCCCAGAATGATGGTCATGGTGTCAGGGAAAGCGTCCTTGTGGACGGTGCTGTACATGGACTTGAGATCCGACATGCTTGCCTCCAGATGTTCGCCGATCAAGTGAGGCCTTCGCATACCACAAAACACGCCGGACAACCAGCCCCGATTCGCTGCTGGCGGCGGTTGGGGCGGCCTGGAGGTTGCTTTGCGGCAAAGTTCGTACTGCAAGGGGGCAAAAATTCCATCAGACAAGGAAGGCGCACGGGTGCAAGGGGGGTGTACTCTTAGTGTACTCTTATGGTGCTCGACCTGCGGCAGCCGCAGCCTGACGCCACCTGCCACAGTTTGGCGGCAAACCTGCCCGGATTACAATGACAGGGCCGGAGCACGTTTGTTGTCAGGCAAGGAAGGCGCATGGCTGTAAGGGGAGTGTACTCTTATGGTACTCGACCCGCCGCAGCCGCAGCCTGACACCGCCTGACAGCAAACCTGCCCGGCCCTCGCCCGCGTTGACGAAATTTCATGCGCACTCTACAGTAGCACGTTACATGGGAGGTAATATGGAAAAGCTGCTTGTCAGGCTGGCCCAGCAACTGGACGCCATTGACGAAGCCTCGCTTATGTCGTTGTGGAGCAAGTATGCTACGACGGCCAGTCGGTTTGAACCCACCAAGAGGTGGGAGGAAGCTACGCTCGTATTTTCGCTGATTCAGGCCAAACGCTGGAAAAACCAGCTTTTCAACTACCACTGGGCCAGGCAGGCGCAGCCGCTTGGCAAGGAGCCTGAAGGCGCGGTCAATCCCATGCCGGAATTTGAGCTAGAAGGGCCGGAGGCCGCTCCGGCGGCCAGCAAGTGCAGAGTGCTTGAGTTTAAGCCCTCCAGATCGAGCGATAGGGAACAGACTGACCCCAAGCCCGAAAACTAACGCGCATGCAGGTTAGATGGCTCTGGATGGCCATTTGACTTGCAGTTGCATACGGGATACGTACCATCAAAGGCTTTGCGTCCCGCTTTAGCGGCAGTGGGGCCGTAGGGTAGACTCCCTTCGGTTGATCTGTCGCGTCCGGCGTATGAACGCGCCTTACATCACCCGCCGTTGCGCGGCGGCATTGCAGGCAGGTAACACCATGGCGAATACGGTCATCATCGGCGCTCAGTGGGGCGACGAGGGCAAGGGCAAAATTGTTGATATGCTGAGCGCCCAGAGCCGCGTTATCGTCCGCTTTCAGGGCGGCAACAACGCAGGGCACACCATCAAGGTGCAGGGCGAAGAAACCATTCTCCACCTGATCCCTTCCGGCATACTGCACGAAAACAAAATTTGCCTCATTGGCAATGGCGTTGTGCTCGACCCGCATGTGTTCCTGGAAGAAGTGGATCACCTTGCCGCCAGGGGCATTGACGTTTCGCCCGCGCGTCTTGGCATCAGCAAGAAGACCCATCTGATCATGCCGTATCACAAAAGCCTGGATCAGGCCCGTGAAGCCAAACGCGCCGGACACAAGATCGGCACCACTGGCCGGGGCATCGGTCCCTGCTACGAAGACAAGGCCGCCCGGGTGGGCCTGCGCGCAGGCGATCTGACCGACCCTGACCTTGTTCGCGCCAAGGTGGCCCACGCCCTGCAGGAAAAAAACGTTCTGCTGCGAGACCTCTACAAATTTGAACCTCTCGATGAAAATACCGTGAGTGAAGAGCTGCTGGCTCTTGCGCCCCGCCTTGTTCCCTACCTCACCGAGGTGGAAGGACGCATGCAGGAAGTGCAGGCCGAAGGCGGCGATATCCTTTTTGAAGGTGCTCAGGGCATCCACCTTGATATCGACCACGGCACATACCCCTTTGTGACCTCGTCCAATACGGTGGCGGGCAATGCCTCGGCTGGCTGCGGCATTGCGCCCTCGGCCCTGAACCGCATTGTGGGCATCGTCAAGGCCTACACCACGCGCGTGGGTTCCGGCCCCTTCCCCACTGAACTGCTGGACGACACTGGCAGCTACCTGCGCACGCAGGGTCATGAATTCGGCGCCACCACGGGCCGTCCCCGCCGTT
This genomic window from Desulfovibrio sp. UIB00 contains:
- a CDS encoding IMP cyclohydrolase gives rise to the protein MSDLKSMYSTVHKDAFPDTMTIILGDEKLVYQKRTWTLDNEEKGLRYGENPDQPAALYALKEGSITCGGLNWRGPGNGIVSALTESQMIQAGKHPGKTNLTDVDNGANILQYLTERPAAVILKHNNPSGAAWSNDGIAAALEKAFWCDRIAAFGGAVVVNRPFTREAAEIVAANYFEVVAAPAFEDGVVDILKGRKNLRIMELPGLGRLEELTSSAFLDIKSLADGGIIVQKSFVNRILEAKDFLPATATTKEGVSVAARAPSKQELDDLRFAWAVEAGVTSNSVIFVRDGATLAIGTGEQDRVGCVELAIHKAHTKYADTLAFRELGLSLYELKEKAATDAAMAAKLADIQSRTEASHGGLAGSALVSDGFFPFRDGVDVAVAQGVAAIAQPGGSMRDAEVIMACNEAKPQVAMVFTGQRSFKH
- a CDS encoding cobyrinate a,c-diamide synthase → MPRLCVSALSGGGGKTLLSLGLTRAFAAQGHTVKPFKKGPDYIDAAWLTMAAGRPATNLDPYMLQPERLKALFAHAMRKTQAQSGAAEVLGMIEGNRGLFDGMDVAGSCSTAELARMLGCPIILSINCTKMTRTAAALVHGMTTFEPGLQFAGVVLNQVGTARHEALLRKVIEEYTDVAVLGALPRLKDNPLPERHMGIASCGDELSPEARAVLDKLGTFLAEHINLDVLITAARAAAIADPWPEQAEPFWTANGATEAVTGTAAEYFSSVEAPKEAPLRDASTPAENSDGTMPDAQAVKSARPPRIAYVRDSALWFYYEENLEALERAGAELVRLEIVGPHSGVWPVLRGDKPQQAEIGTIDGLYLGGGFPEDCAADLSASPHLRTLAAWAGAGLPIYAECGGFMLLSQGIEREGVLWPMSNIFPVIAQFCGKPQGLGYVHGTVVEENPFFPKGLEILGHEFHYSRCCWQGAAPRHGLRLRKGQGMGREAEPDGQEKGETAKLTSAPALDGLLRQNVWASYTHIFAPAVPCWAPNFVAAAARFAQGR
- a CDS encoding adenylosuccinate synthase, which gives rise to MANTVIIGAQWGDEGKGKIVDMLSAQSRVIVRFQGGNNAGHTIKVQGEETILHLIPSGILHENKICLIGNGVVLDPHVFLEEVDHLAARGIDVSPARLGISKKTHLIMPYHKSLDQAREAKRAGHKIGTTGRGIGPCYEDKAARVGLRAGDLTDPDLVRAKVAHALQEKNVLLRDLYKFEPLDENTVSEELLALAPRLVPYLTEVEGRMQEVQAEGGDILFEGAQGIHLDIDHGTYPFVTSSNTVAGNASAGCGIAPSALNRIVGIVKAYTTRVGSGPFPTELLDDTGSYLRTQGHEFGATTGRPRRCGWLDAVVLRESVRLNGLTDIALTKLDVLQNLPVLKICVAYEYKGKRLSYLPQEECSLGDVTPIYEEMPGFEEDITQCASYEELPATVRAYIARIEELTGVKVSLVSVGADRRQTIVR